From a single Thermothielavioides terrestris NRRL 8126 chromosome 1, complete sequence genomic region:
- a CDS encoding carbohydrate-binding module family 48 protein (CAZy_ID 269830), translating into MGNSPSTSKAASQSSSPQAPSQHDRPVRPDYHNPFPVQNPRVAAPPEPSLTQAQGTSVQPLSSTGSRPKPLQPRPLGPGASSGFSTASSSTTAASSTNSAKPVEVKQRDSGPSHVPAKPVAVPNSHNLPASPRSPRSPRSDDIYESAPMPHSSLQDVSYLTRPPRLPLPIEEELHTPGSPIIAPTDDSQPIDDLQGLDSANLTHPISNLSDTSGLEEEDAEELLVDKTRPTVPTSLEWRHGGEKIYVTGTIFQWNRKTRLHPVEGQPGVFRATVNVLPGTHHIRFLVDGQMQTSPDYPTTVDFGNNLVNYIEVNPDDLPPAPAQTDGPSEVKSSQQLPQESQPPAEEEGKAPAPRDRDVPPPSQFQNKIPKYLLDLDQPEDSPLYHNAYLATEKLPNPPALPGFLSKPILNAATPRKDDNSVLTQPNHTVLNHLATSSIKNNVLAVSATTRYKSKYVTTIMYKPTTTEGI; encoded by the exons ATGGGCAACAGCCCGTCCACATCCAAAGCCGCGAGCCAGTCATCGTCACCCCAAGCGCCCTCGCAGCATGATCGGCCGGTGAGGCCGGACTACCACAACCCCTTCCCGGTGCAGAACCCCCGGGTTGCTGCCCCGCCAGAACCCTCGCTCACACAAGCGCAGGGCACCTCTGTCCAACCGCTGTCGAGCACCGGCAGCCGGCCCAAGCCGCTGCAGCCCCGACCCCTCGGCCCTGGCGCCTCGTCCGGCTTTTCGACCGCTTCGTCTTCCACCACCGCTGCCAGCTCCACGAATTCTGCAAAACCGGTCGAAGTCAAGCAGCGCGACTCTGGCCCGAGCCATGTGCCTGCCAAGCCCGTAGCCGTGCCCAACTCCCACAATTTGCCCGCATCGCCAAGATCCCCGCGTTCCCCCCGGTCCGACGACATCTACGAATCTGCCCCCATGCCGCACAGCAGTTTGCAGGACGTGTCGTACCTgacgcgcccgccgcgtctGCCGCTCCCCATTGAGGAGGAGCTCCACACGCCGGGCTCGCCCATCATCGCCCCAACCGATGACAGCCAGCCGATCGACGATCTTCAGGGCCTGGACAGCGCCAACCTTACGCACCCAATCTCGAACCTCAGCGACACCTCCGGGCTCGAAGAAGAGGATGCCGAGGAGCTGTTGGTCGACAAAACGCGGCCGACGGTGCCGACGAGCCTGGAATGGCGACACGGCGGCGAGAAGATCTACGTAACCGGGACAATATTCCAGTGGAATCGCAAGACGCGGCTACACCCAGT CGAGGGGCAGCCAGGCGTCTTCAGAGCCACCGTCAATGTTCTCCCAGGGACGCACCATATCCGGTTCTTGGTCGACGGCCAGATGCAGACGTCGCCCGACTACCCGACGACAGTTGATTTCGGTAACAACCTAGTCAACTACATCGAAGTCAACCCCGACGATCTGCCGCCTGCCCCCGCCCAAACGGATGGGCCCTCCGAGGTCAAGAGTTCTCAGCAGCTGCCGCAGGAGAGCCAACCCCCGGCTGAGGAAGAGGGAAAAGCTCCCGCGCCCAGGGATAGGGATGTGCCGCCGCCTAGTCAGTTCCAGAACAAGATTCCAAAGTATCTCCTCGATCTGGACCAGCCCGAGGATTCTCCCCTTTACCACAATGCATACCTGGCGACCGAGAAACTACCAAATCCGCCCGCCCTCCCTGGATTCCTCAGCAAGCCGATTCTAAACGCGGCCACTCCGAGGAAGGATGACAACAGCGTTCTGACCCAGCCCAACCACACGGTCCTCAACCACCTGGCCACGAGCAGCATCAAGAATAATGTGCTCGCTGTCTCGGCGACAACGAGATACAAGAGCAAA TATGTGACGACTATCATGTACAAGCCCACGACGACGGAGGGCATATGA